A genomic segment from Lutzomyia longipalpis isolate SR_M1_2022 chromosome 3, ASM2433408v1 encodes:
- the LOC129791765 gene encoding uncharacterized protein LOC129791765 isoform X2, translated as MAREEARGGKRPLKIWDSWRNIRKGLVVGSFEELLVRGKDKLGVPASEPVRVVLECDGTQVEDGEYFRTLANNTVLLLLREGERWYPTGVDVIKAAISAIPKIVCETIHALELHDETPSWKIMDNKGRVTVVLHWDQRQGGGGGASSNGLSSDKFSPSKKGLSAQNSLDKSSPGPQQRYPSPQITVINHDDPQTGIYHPGGRRLSKQGGSFDGVVHVHTPECAHHAHTPSRAGSPSAAECDFHCCALHEEGRKIAVHKSVATSPIQDGSGSPQPPPSSMTDPSGRRTSASKGHVRFLDIAPERDSSESETENTVMEDEAITSEKFLLLIDQLSVDQKRHLSIKDIGIILERLSSKILDVERLDRESESDDCYNWTIKATIRGDALRELGVIYNGNYYAISEHPGYKEENENENGEEEDEDRL; from the exons ATGGCAAGAGAG GAGGCTCGTGGCGGGAAAAGACCCCTAAAAATTTGGGATAGTTGGCGAAATATCCGAAAAGGTCTCGTTGTTGGCAGTTTCGAAGAATTACTCGTTAGAG GAAAAGACAAATTGGGCGTTCCCGCCTCGGAACCTGTTCGTGTGGTTCTTGAGTGTGACGGTACACAAGTTGAGGATGGTGAGTACTTCCGGACATTGGCCAACAACACCGTGCTTTTGCTCTTGAGGGAAGGTGAACGCTGGTATCCGACTGGTGTGGATGTTATAAAAGCTG CGATATCTGCTATACCAAAGATCGTCTGTGAGACGATTCATGCGCTTGAGCTGCATGATGAGACACCGTCTTGGAAGATTATGGACAACAAAGGACGTGTTACGGTTGTATTGCATTGGGATCAACGGCAAGGCGGTGGCGGCGGTGCCAGCAGCAATGGGTTGTCCAGTGATAAATTTTCGCCATCGAAGAAGGGTCTCTCGGCACAGAATTCACTCGATAAATCATCACCGGGTCCGCAGCAGCGCTATCCGAGCCCACAGATCACTGTAATAAATCACGACGACCCCCAGACGGGTATCTATCACCCAGGCGGTAGACGACTTTCTAAGCAGGGAGGCTCCTTTGACGGTGTCGTGCACGTGCACACGCCCGAGTGTGCCCATCACGCGCACACCCCGAGCCGCGCGGGGAGCCCAAGTGCGGCCGAGTGTGATTTCCACTGTTGCGCCCTGCACGAGGAGGGCCGAAAGATTGCCGTGCACAAGAGTGTAGCCACATCACCCATCCAGGACGGTAGCGGTAGCCCACAGCCACCGCCGAGCTCAATGACGGACCCCAGTGGGAGGCGAACGTCCGCCAGCAAGGGGCACGTCCGTTTCCTCGATATAGCCCCCGAGCGCGACAGCTCGGAGAGCGAAACGGAAAATACAGTGATGGAGGATGAGGCAATAACGTCGGAAAAGTTCCTTCTACTGATCGATCAGCTGTCCGTGGATCAGAAGCGACATCTCAGCATTAAGGATATTGGCATCATCCTCGAGCGTCTCAGCTCCAAAATTCTCGACGTTGAACGTCTCGACCGGGAGAGTGAGAGCGATGATTGCTACAATTGGACCATTAAGGCCACAATTCGGGGTGATGCTTTACGTGAATTAGGTGTTATCTACAATGGGAATTACTATGCAATCTCAGAGCATCCTGGCTACAAGGAGGAGAATGAGAATGAGAATGGTGAGGAAGAGGATGAAGATAGATTATAG
- the LOC129791765 gene encoding uncharacterized protein LOC129791765 isoform X1, with the protein MDKMWSAALCTLGVAKPIWGCTCLNFRQGLPSEARGGKRPLKIWDSWRNIRKGLVVGSFEELLVRGKDKLGVPASEPVRVVLECDGTQVEDGEYFRTLANNTVLLLLREGERWYPTGVDVIKAAISAIPKIVCETIHALELHDETPSWKIMDNKGRVTVVLHWDQRQGGGGGASSNGLSSDKFSPSKKGLSAQNSLDKSSPGPQQRYPSPQITVINHDDPQTGIYHPGGRRLSKQGGSFDGVVHVHTPECAHHAHTPSRAGSPSAAECDFHCCALHEEGRKIAVHKSVATSPIQDGSGSPQPPPSSMTDPSGRRTSASKGHVRFLDIAPERDSSESETENTVMEDEAITSEKFLLLIDQLSVDQKRHLSIKDIGIILERLSSKILDVERLDRESESDDCYNWTIKATIRGDALRELGVIYNGNYYAISEHPGYKEENENENGEEEDEDRL; encoded by the exons ATGGATAAAATGTGGTCAGCAGCTCTGTGCACATTGGGGGTTGCAAAGCCAATTTGGGGGTGTACCTGTTTAAATTTTCGCCAAGGACTCCCATCG GAGGCTCGTGGCGGGAAAAGACCCCTAAAAATTTGGGATAGTTGGCGAAATATCCGAAAAGGTCTCGTTGTTGGCAGTTTCGAAGAATTACTCGTTAGAG GAAAAGACAAATTGGGCGTTCCCGCCTCGGAACCTGTTCGTGTGGTTCTTGAGTGTGACGGTACACAAGTTGAGGATGGTGAGTACTTCCGGACATTGGCCAACAACACCGTGCTTTTGCTCTTGAGGGAAGGTGAACGCTGGTATCCGACTGGTGTGGATGTTATAAAAGCTG CGATATCTGCTATACCAAAGATCGTCTGTGAGACGATTCATGCGCTTGAGCTGCATGATGAGACACCGTCTTGGAAGATTATGGACAACAAAGGACGTGTTACGGTTGTATTGCATTGGGATCAACGGCAAGGCGGTGGCGGCGGTGCCAGCAGCAATGGGTTGTCCAGTGATAAATTTTCGCCATCGAAGAAGGGTCTCTCGGCACAGAATTCACTCGATAAATCATCACCGGGTCCGCAGCAGCGCTATCCGAGCCCACAGATCACTGTAATAAATCACGACGACCCCCAGACGGGTATCTATCACCCAGGCGGTAGACGACTTTCTAAGCAGGGAGGCTCCTTTGACGGTGTCGTGCACGTGCACACGCCCGAGTGTGCCCATCACGCGCACACCCCGAGCCGCGCGGGGAGCCCAAGTGCGGCCGAGTGTGATTTCCACTGTTGCGCCCTGCACGAGGAGGGCCGAAAGATTGCCGTGCACAAGAGTGTAGCCACATCACCCATCCAGGACGGTAGCGGTAGCCCACAGCCACCGCCGAGCTCAATGACGGACCCCAGTGGGAGGCGAACGTCCGCCAGCAAGGGGCACGTCCGTTTCCTCGATATAGCCCCCGAGCGCGACAGCTCGGAGAGCGAAACGGAAAATACAGTGATGGAGGATGAGGCAATAACGTCGGAAAAGTTCCTTCTACTGATCGATCAGCTGTCCGTGGATCAGAAGCGACATCTCAGCATTAAGGATATTGGCATCATCCTCGAGCGTCTCAGCTCCAAAATTCTCGACGTTGAACGTCTCGACCGGGAGAGTGAGAGCGATGATTGCTACAATTGGACCATTAAGGCCACAATTCGGGGTGATGCTTTACGTGAATTAGGTGTTATCTACAATGGGAATTACTATGCAATCTCAGAGCATCCTGGCTACAAGGAGGAGAATGAGAATGAGAATGGTGAGGAAGAGGATGAAGATAGATTATAG